A section of the Clostridium sp. TW13 genome encodes:
- a CDS encoding DUF2569 domain-containing protein, with the protein MKHCINCKKDSPDDATECIHCGTYLLDCSEGETNYKNQEYGKIRGILIIVAIGRILAPLIMLFSLKSFYDALFTQSGLELIEKISTIGHAPDFKAYITFDFYECAIIILLDLIVLYLFFRKKKIFPKVMIAFCVVMLLEAIFKDTMLSSIFSLGSTLRGENKALVAPLISAIIWIPYFTRSERVKNTFVN; encoded by the coding sequence ATGAAACATTGTATTAACTGTAAAAAGGATAGTCCAGATGATGCGACTGAATGTATTCATTGTGGTACATATCTTTTAGATTGCTCCGAGGGAGAAACGAATTACAAAAACCAAGAGTATGGTAAAATTCGTGGAATACTAATTATTGTGGCAATAGGAAGAATTTTAGCACCATTGATAATGCTTTTTTCGCTTAAAAGTTTCTATGATGCACTTTTTACTCAATCAGGCTTAGAGCTTATAGAAAAGATTTCAACAATAGGACATGCTCCTGATTTTAAAGCCTACATAACATTTGATTTCTATGAGTGTGCTATAATAATTTTATTAGACCTTATTGTATTATATCTATTCTTTAGAAAGAAAAAGATATTTCCAAAAGTAATGATAGCTTTTTGTGTGGTAATGTTGCTTGAGGCAATATTTAAGGATACGATGTTAAGTTCAATTTTTAGCTTAGGTTCAACATTAAGGGGTGAAAATAAAGCACTAGTTGCACCTTTGATATCAGCTATAATTTGGATACCATATTTTACACGTTCAGAACGTGTAAAAAATACATTTGTGAATTAG
- a CDS encoding glycoside hydrolase family 28 protein, with protein MKFNKILKLTIPILAVTTFFMVCDSNRMNISDRNNKQGLCAYGTPFKMSAVAKTKFQNKNFNITDYGAKSDGTTENTTAFAEAISQCNKAGGGRVVVPAGNWLTGPIKLKSNVNLYLQDDATVIFSKDLNDYKKADTKKSSADEFENFISGENLNNIAITGNGVFNGNGDNWRPVKKVKVTDIVWNSFVDKGAVIDSTGTLLWPSKDVKDIKRPNLLKLNDCKTVLIDGPTFKNSPQFNVDVTSSENVIIQNAEVNNQNWAQNTDGIDITSCKNVMMNNDTINTGDDGICMKSNLSNKSKGNEPTLENVVIENCTVNYAHGGFVIGSNTYGGMKNIYVHNCTYAGTEAGLRFKSDIGDGGDVQEVYIDKVNMKDIVTDAIVFDTNYEGKSTANKANVKVPNFHNIYISNISCDGAKEAADIKGLTSMPVSNLYLKNINIKSINGFIAENTSNVNLDNVKVVPSQGKAFTFKNSMGYKFA; from the coding sequence ATGAAATTCAATAAAATATTAAAGTTAACTATACCAATACTTGCAGTTACCACATTTTTTATGGTGTGTGACTCTAATAGGATGAATATATCAGATAGAAATAATAAGCAGGGATTATGTGCTTATGGTACTCCTTTTAAAATGTCAGCTGTTGCGAAAACTAAATTTCAAAATAAGAATTTTAATATAACAGATTATGGAGCAAAATCAGATGGGACGACTGAAAATACTACTGCTTTTGCAGAAGCAATTTCACAATGCAATAAGGCTGGTGGAGGAAGAGTAGTAGTTCCAGCTGGGAATTGGCTCACAGGGCCTATTAAGTTGAAAAGCAATGTAAACTTATATTTACAGGATGATGCTACAGTCATTTTTAGCAAAGATCTTAATGATTATAAAAAGGCAGATACAAAAAAATCATCTGCAGACGAATTTGAGAATTTTATTTCAGGAGAAAATTTAAATAACATAGCCATAACAGGCAATGGTGTATTCAATGGGAATGGAGATAATTGGCGACCAGTGAAGAAGGTAAAGGTTACAGATATTGTATGGAACTCTTTTGTTGACAAAGGTGCAGTTATAGATAGTACTGGAACTTTGCTGTGGCCAAGTAAAGACGTTAAGGATATAAAACGTCCCAATCTATTAAAATTAAATGATTGTAAGACTGTTTTAATAGATGGCCCTACTTTTAAAAATTCCCCACAATTTAATGTGGATGTAACCTCTAGTGAAAATGTAATTATTCAAAATGCCGAGGTTAATAATCAAAATTGGGCTCAGAATACAGATGGAATTGACATAACTTCTTGTAAAAATGTAATGATGAATAATGATACTATTAATACAGGGGATGATGGTATTTGTATGAAGTCTAATTTATCAAATAAATCAAAGGGAAATGAACCGACTTTAGAGAATGTGGTTATTGAGAATTGTACAGTTAATTATGCCCATGGTGGATTTGTAATTGGAAGCAATACATACGGTGGTATGAAGAATATTTATGTACACAACTGTACTTATGCTGGGACAGAGGCAGGTTTAAGATTTAAAAGTGATATTGGAGATGGTGGAGATGTTCAAGAGGTATATATTGATAAGGTAAATATGAAGGATATAGTTACAGACGCCATTGTTTTTGATACCAATTATGAAGGTAAGAGTACTGCCAATAAAGCAAATGTAAAAGTTCCTAATTTCCATAACATTTATATATCAAATATATCTTGCGATGGGGCAAAAGAAGCCGCGGATATTAAGGGACTTACATCAATGCCAGTCAGCAATCTATATTTAAAGAATATAAACATAAAGTCCATTAACGGTTTTATAGCAGAGAATACATCCAATGTAAATTTAGATAATGTCAAAGTTGTTCCTTCACAAGGGAAGGCATTCACTTTTAAAAACAGTATGGGATATAAATTTGCTTAA
- a CDS encoding SDR family NAD(P)-dependent oxidoreductase, whose protein sequence is MQNRKVILITGASSGIGYATAKLLLEEKHIVYCTARRVDKMQELQKLGGKVLYVDVTDEKTLKQAVQIIIGTENRIDVVFANSGYGCTGALETVDIEDAKAEFDVNLFGVARTIKAVMPQMRKQGYGHIIVTSSLAGIVSTPIMPYYPASKQALEGMIDGFRMETEKFGIKVVKIQPYFVDTSFIIPAMQTLSKAATSESATAYKEQIAAFKKNFTKLITSSQQAVKVAKIVSRIISTKNPKRQYSVGIRCTLLKIVKRTLGNWAVDKIMIKRFLDK, encoded by the coding sequence ATGCAAAATAGAAAGGTTATCTTAATCACAGGAGCAAGCTCTGGAATAGGGTATGCAACTGCAAAACTACTATTAGAAGAGAAACATATTGTATATTGTACAGCTAGAAGAGTAGATAAAATGCAAGAACTACAAAAGCTTGGAGGAAAGGTTCTTTATGTAGATGTAACAGATGAAAAAACATTAAAACAAGCAGTACAGATTATAATTGGAACTGAAAATAGAATTGATGTGGTATTTGCAAACTCGGGATATGGTTGTACTGGAGCCTTAGAAACTGTTGATATAGAAGATGCAAAAGCAGAATTCGATGTTAACTTATTTGGAGTTGCAAGAACAATTAAAGCTGTTATGCCGCAGATGAGAAAACAAGGTTATGGGCATATTATTGTAACTTCTTCTTTGGCAGGTATAGTTTCTACACCTATAATGCCTTATTACCCTGCTTCAAAACAAGCATTGGAAGGTATGATTGATGGGTTCAGGATGGAAACAGAGAAGTTTGGAATTAAAGTGGTAAAAATACAACCTTATTTTGTAGATACATCATTTATAATACCAGCAATGCAAACTCTCTCTAAAGCAGCCACATCAGAAAGTGCAACAGCATATAAAGAACAAATTGCAGCTTTTAAGAAAAACTTTACAAAGCTAATTACTAGTTCACAGCAAGCAGTAAAGGTAGCGAAAATTGTATCAAGGATAATTTCTACAAAAAATCCTAAAAGGCAGTATTCTGTAGGGATTCGATGTACATTGCTAAAAATAGTAAAAAGAACACTAGGAAATTGGGCAGTAGATAAAATAATGATTAAGAGATTTTTAGATAAATAA